CATGGACAATTGGTAAAGGTTGGACAGCTCCACAAGCGGCTGGGGTTATCCATACAGATTTTGAAAAAGGATTTATCCGTGCAGAAGTTATCAAATATGATGACTATATGACCTATGGCTCCGAGGCTAAAGTGAAAGAAGCTGGAAAGCTTTCGGTAGAAGGTAAAGAATACATTGTACAAGATGGTGATATTATGCACTTTAGATTCAATGTTTAATTGAATTTAAGGCTTCTAAATAAATTTTAAAAACACTCCTAAAACGGGTGTTTTTTTTATTGTACATTTGACCAATTAAATATTTAAATATGATTAAAAAACTACTTCTTACAGCCTCTTTGGCGACTTGTATTTCTGGATTTTCTCAAACATCAATTTTTAAAGAAGATTTTGAAACAGAAGCTGGACGCAATTCTTGGATTAACACAGACAGAGATGGAGATGGAGAAAAATGGGAATTTGACAATTCCGAAATTGATAGTTTCACTGGTTTTTATGCCACATCTTGGTCTTGGTTTTTTGATGCTTTTACGCCAGATAATACATTAACAAGCCCTAGTATTATCTTACCAAATAATGCTGACAAAAAATTAACATTAAAATTCGATATCGGCGCTTTTGATGAAGAAGTATTTCAAGAACATTATGCAGTATATGTCATCCCTGCCAACACTGAATTTGCAGGAACCGAAATACCTATTTTTGAAGAAACACTAGATGCTGGCTATATGGACGAGGCAAAACATGTGAATATTGATATTAGCGAATATGCAGGACAAGATGTGAGATTGGTATTTAGACATTATGATTGTACAGATTTGTTGGTTTTACTATTAGATAATATTGAAGTTTTGGAAGAACCAAAGCTAGCCATTTCTGATATCAACAAAACGTCTGTTAAAATCTATCCTAATCCAACTTCTGATATTTTAAAAGTTTCTGGATTAAATAAAATTGAAAAAATAAGAATTTTTGATATGAATGGACACAAAGTTTTGGAAACTCAAAATTCTGAAACTAATCTTAAAAATCTACTTCCTGGCTCTTATATTGTGAATATCTATTCTGAAAACAATGTAATATCCAGAAAGATTATTAAAAAGTAATTTTAATAAATCCTTGGATTTAATTAGATTTAATACTATCTAAATTCAAAAGACTTTTAATAAAGGTTAGCATTATAAAAAAGCGAACCTCTTCATACGAAGAGGTTCCTCTGAAAAAAATGTAACCTATTCCCAGTCGGGCATCCAGGCGTTGCTGAAAAGCAACTTTCTAGAATCCTCGTCGGTAATAGAAAGTCTATAGACATCTTTCTGAGATATTCCATCGTTAGAAGTTTGGGTAAAAATAACCTCTGCTTCATTAGGTGAGAATCTAGGATCAATGTCAATATAGCCGGCTGGGATTTTCGTTTTAGTGGATACATCCAAAACTGTATCGTCTGTTAAATCGTATATAAAAATATGTGTATTGAGTTGTCTGTAGTCACTATTTTCAAAACCAGAGATATCTCGTGTATAGAGAATCTTAGTCCCTTCAACCGAGAAGTCTAAACCTCCAGCTGCTCCAGTAACATTTTCTAATATGGTTTTGAGAACATTTCCTAACATATCTATTACATAAATCTTAACATTGTAACCATTGATATTATTAGTTTTCAATGCAATTTTTGTCCCATCAGCAGACCATGCACATTCAGAAATAAAACTGCCATCTGTAGTTTGATAAACAAGCTGTGTGCCGCTACCATCTTTGTTGACACGGTATATTTTATCAAAGCTTGGGTATAATATTTCTTTTCCATTGGCACTCCATGAAAAATCAACTTCATTAATATTAAAGCCTGAAATCGGAATTGATGTTACTTTAAACAATTCTGAGCCATCTGGTTTTACTGTAAAAATATGAGGATTACCTTCTACAACTTTAATAAATGCAATAACACCAGCTGCATTGCTCTTACGAGGTCGTATTGCACTTGTATTATCTTTAGTAAGTTGAAAATTTTTGCCAAGTTCATCTGATGAGAGAATACCTAGGTTATCACCTATTTTTCTTACAAAATGATATCTATTTTCTGGTATTTTGATGGTTGTAAACTTATTAGTTTTACTAAAAACTTCCTCGTTAATGCCATCTGATGCCACGACCTGCCAAAAATAACTTGTTCCAAAAACCAAACTATCCAATGTCAAGGATTTTTCAGTTAGATTCTTATAGGTTTTAATATCATTATTCTTATTATTTTTAAGAATAACTCTATAAGTAATCGAATCCTCATCTGGATCTGTACAATTCCAACTTAGTTTAAGGGACAAAGCTTGATTTTCTGCATTATCAGCAGGTGTTACAAGCTCCGGAACAGATGGCGGAGAATTAAGTGTATTATCATCTTTCATTTCGAATACGACACTTACGGTCTGACCATCGTCTTTTAGGTTAGCACCTTTTATTTCCATAATGTAGCCTTCTAGCTCTGCTTTAACGGAGTAATCTCCAATAGGAACATCTTTTATTATAAAACTTCCATCCGCAGCCGTAAAAATTGTTTCTGTTGTAGGTGCCGTCGTTATTTTCACATTCTGAAGAGGCTCATTGGTTTTATACTTCACTGCTACGCCTTTGATGTTTGCTTTATAGGTTTTTTCCACCAGATCTTCGCTACATCCTGTCAATATTAATATCAAAAAAAGGAATAGAAACTTTATATATTTATATGAATTCATGATTTTAAAGTTTAAGGTTTGATTAGTTTTTAGGTTTTCCAAAATAATAATTAAGACTTAGTCCTATTCTAAAAAGGTTATCATTCCTTTTACCACTAACTAAATTGTCCCAATCATCATTCATTCCGAAATCATATTCACCATACAATCTTAGTCCAAATTTTGGCATTGGTAGATATTCTATACCTGCACCAGCATTTATTTTAGTTTTAATATTATTAAAAAATGAATGGCTAGAACCTATCATTCCAACACCTCCATACACATATGGCGAGACGTTGTCATTAGGCATTATCAGGTATTCAACATTAAAATCTAGACTATTAAACTTTCGCTTGAAAATATTAGAATTCACTAAATAGAAATCGGCAACATTAGCATCCAAGCTAATATTATTGCTGACATATATTTTCATTCCAAAATTATATCCAATTTTGGCTTTTCCATCAGGATAATCTCCTTTTATGGTATTGGACATCAATCCACCAAACAGTCCAAAGCTTCCGCGTTTAGGTGCTATCAATCTGTTATCAATTCTAAAGTCTTCATTAATTTGCTCTTCTGTTTTTTGCTTTGCAATAAGACTATCCACTACTTTTTTATTAGATTCATCAGATTCCCAAAGACCATCTTTAACACCTTCTAAAACCAATGAAAAGACTGCTTTTTCAATAGCTTCTTTCACTGCAAGGTGTACAGGTTCATTTTTTGTCACACCAATTTCTGCCTCCATAAGTCTTTCTGTGTCAACATATCGGAAGAAACTACCGCTAAGAGATTGTGATAAAATAGTTTTGGAAGTATAAATGGTTTTTAAAATTTTGCCATTATTGGTAGAAACAGCGCGCAGATATACCGAAATGCGATCTTGTCGATATTGCGAACTAGCACCGATTCCAAAATAGCGCGCCCCTGCACCACCTGTCATTATATTAGTATCATAGGAAATAATTCCGCCTTCGATAATTACTCCAGCGAATAAAAGAGGTGGTAATGGCGTAGCAGAACTTTTTTGACCATTTGCTTGGTTTTGTAAAGCTGCATACTCTTGTCTTGTAGATTTTATGATTTGTCTTTCATTGAGCAAATCACTAATATTTTCTCTTTCAATTGTAGTAAACCATTTTGAGTCTTCTAAAGCTTTTAGTAGAATAGAAGTAGTACCTTGAGGAATTGCGGTACTCCAGTTAGAAATATTCTCTGATGCTTTATACTGACCTGTTTGGTCTTTAAACTTATAGACTGCTACCACTGCTTTTTCTTTAGGTTCCGGCAAAGTTTTTAGCAACTTAGTATAAGGCGTTACTTCACCTAAAGTAGAACTTTGATAACCTGTAGGAGCTTTGAATAATGCACTACAGCTATTAAGTATTAATAAAGGAATTGAAAAGAGAAAATGTACTTTTTTTAGGTTACGTTTAAAATACATTTTTTCAGATTTTGGTTATGTTAATTTTTAGTTAGTATTAGGAAGATTAATATTGGTTTGTTCTCCAGTATTCATATCTATAATACCTATGTTAAGGCCTCCAAAATATTCAGAGATTGTAACATTTAGCGACCCCATATTGTAAACACCTGGCGTTAAGTTCGAATCTCCTAAGTCTCCACCAAATAAATTTCTCGAAATTTGATTAAGCAGTTGACGATTAAGATTTTCTTGAAAACTACCTATTGCTGTAGGTTGTTTGAAGCCTGGAGTTTTATTATCATCAAACTGGTTTTGCGCATTAGCTGAATTTAACAACCAACTGTAGTTAAAATAATCTCCTCCCAAAGCAGGGTTAATTGGTTTGTAAGCCATCTGTTGGGATTTTATGGAGGTATATCCTAAAATAAAAAGGATAACTAGCAAAACCTTTGGAACAGGACAAATTGTTTTCATGTTTCAGGGAGCTCTTAACTCCTTATCTAATAGTTTGCTTTCCCTATAATAATTATTAAGATACCGCATTGTTATCTGTGCTTGTGCAATGATGTAATCATCATTTGGAACCACACGAAAACTGTAGATATTTTTATCACTTGTATCAATATTTATTATACCATTTCTACCTATTGAAGGTAATTCGTTAATATTAATTACAAAAGCGAATTGATCAGTAGAATCTTTATATATATTATAAAATGCCTCAAAAAAATCTTTTCCAATTTTACTTTTGGTATTGTCCACTACAAGACCTTTCAATTCAAAATCTTCTTCTTTAACAATTTCATCTTTCTCATTACTAAAGTTATTTTTATGGCTTAGTAACTCGTCTGACTTTACATTAAAAAACAAAGAGTCTTTGGAAACTAATTGATTTTCTTTTTCATTTCTAATAAACAAATAAATTTTTACTTGATCATCATTGGCATAATTAATTGTTATTTGTGATAAATCTTTTCTCTCATCTGGACTGATAATAAACCGCCCTTCTTGCTTGTTATTTGAAATATTGCCGTTAGAAGAACGCTTGATACTTATCAAAAGATAATTAAGAGCATGCACAATGTCGTCATTATTAATGGCCTTAGCATGAATCGAAATCATATTCTCGGCATTTTTAACTTCTATAGCAGCTTTCACATCAATAGTATTTTCAATTTGAGAAAAAAATAGTATAGGGGAAAAAATTAATAAACAAGAAAACAAGTAAAACAAATTTTTCATTACATATTTTTTTATCTGTTTTCTATAAATATACTTTTATTACTTCCAATTATTTCAACACTCATTCCATTAGAAATAGAATTGCTACCATCTACTACAATGATATTATTATTACCAATTGTTCTTATCGTCATCTCTGACATTTGGTTTCTGTTATAATCAATATAATTTGCTACATTGTTATTACCCATCTGCAAACTATAAAGCTTATCATCTATTAAGCTTGCTTCTAGCAAATTATTATCACCTAGTTGGATAACATTGCTTAAACTACCAATATCTGCCGATTGTGATGATGTGAGAAACTGTAAAACATTTTGAGAATTAAGGTCTTTAAATGATTGTGTTTTAGCAATTATAAAAAAGCTAAAACTAAACATTATAAAAAGAAACTTTGTTCTCATTTTGATAGAAATAATAAAAGATAAAAAGGAGGAAGCAGCTTATTAATAAGTCTTCCTCCTTACATACTAAACTAATCCCCTAGTTACTTTGATTAACAACCATTGAGTTGCCTACTCCAACTTGAGTTCCCACATGACTATGTGCATCACCTAGTTGAGTTACAACAGAAGAGTTAAAAAGTCCTGTTTGCATATCAAGAGCACTATTGCCATTTCCATCTTGATATTGTTCTGCATAATTTGCCAAACCATCCTGCAGAACTATAGCAATATTATCATCTCCTAATTGGGTCTGTACTGACTCATTTAAAATTCCTGTTTGGCTAGCGAATGCAATATTGCCATCTCCTAATTGTCCTTGAGTTGCTGAATTACCCAGACCATCTTGTACAGCCCAAGCAATATTATCATTTCCCATAGAAA
This genomic stretch from Chryseobacterium sp. POL2 harbors:
- a CDS encoding T9SS-dependent choice-of-anchor J family protein: MIKKLLLTASLATCISGFSQTSIFKEDFETEAGRNSWINTDRDGDGEKWEFDNSEIDSFTGFYATSWSWFFDAFTPDNTLTSPSIILPNNADKKLTLKFDIGAFDEEVFQEHYAVYVIPANTEFAGTEIPIFEETLDAGYMDEAKHVNIDISEYAGQDVRLVFRHYDCTDLLVLLLDNIEVLEEPKLAISDINKTSVKIYPNPTSDILKVSGLNKIEKIRIFDMNGHKVLETQNSETNLKNLLPGSYIVNIYSENNVISRKIIKK
- a CDS encoding CsgG/HfaB family protein codes for the protein MYFKRNLKKVHFLFSIPLLILNSCSALFKAPTGYQSSTLGEVTPYTKLLKTLPEPKEKAVVAVYKFKDQTGQYKASENISNWSTAIPQGTTSILLKALEDSKWFTTIERENISDLLNERQIIKSTRQEYAALQNQANGQKSSATPLPPLLFAGVIIEGGIISYDTNIMTGGAGARYFGIGASSQYRQDRISVYLRAVSTNNGKILKTIYTSKTILSQSLSGSFFRYVDTERLMEAEIGVTKNEPVHLAVKEAIEKAVFSLVLEGVKDGLWESDESNKKVVDSLIAKQKTEEQINEDFRIDNRLIAPKRGSFGLFGGLMSNTIKGDYPDGKAKIGYNFGMKIYVSNNISLDANVADFYLVNSNIFKRKFNSLDFNVEYLIMPNDNVSPYVYGGVGMIGSSHSFFNNIKTKINAGAGIEYLPMPKFGLRLYGEYDFGMNDDWDNLVSGKRNDNLFRIGLSLNYYFGKPKN
- a CDS encoding curli assembly protein CsgF, whose translation is MKTICPVPKVLLVILFILGYTSIKSQQMAYKPINPALGGDYFNYSWLLNSANAQNQFDDNKTPGFKQPTAIGSFQENLNRQLLNQISRNLFGGDLGDSNLTPGVYNMGSLNVTISEYFGGLNIGIIDMNTGEQTNINLPNTN
- a CDS encoding carboxypeptidase regulatory-like domain-containing protein; amino-acid sequence: MNSYKYIKFLFLFLILILTGCSEDLVEKTYKANIKGVAVKYKTNEPLQNVKITTAPTTETIFTAADGSFIIKDVPIGDYSVKAELEGYIMEIKGANLKDDGQTVSVVFEMKDDNTLNSPPSVPELVTPADNAENQALSLKLSWNCTDPDEDSITYRVILKNNKNNDIKTYKNLTEKSLTLDSLVFGTSYFWQVVASDGINEEVFSKTNKFTTIKIPENRYHFVRKIGDNLGILSSDELGKNFQLTKDNTSAIRPRKSNAAGVIAFIKVVEGNPHIFTVKPDGSELFKVTSIPISGFNINEVDFSWSANGKEILYPSFDKIYRVNKDGSGTQLVYQTTDGSFISECAWSADGTKIALKTNNINGYNVKIYVIDMLGNVLKTILENVTGAAGGLDFSVEGTKILYTRDISGFENSDYRQLNTHIFIYDLTDDTVLDVSTKTKIPAGYIDIDPRFSPNEAEVIFTQTSNDGISQKDVYRLSITDEDSRKLLFSNAWMPDWE
- a CDS encoding CsgE family curli-type amyloid fiber assembly protein codes for the protein MKNLFYLFSCLLIFSPILFFSQIENTIDVKAAIEVKNAENMISIHAKAINNDDIVHALNYLLISIKRSSNGNISNNKQEGRFIISPDERKDLSQITINYANDDQVKIYLFIRNEKENQLVSKDSLFFNVKSDELLSHKNNFSNEKDEIVKEEDFELKGLVVDNTKSKIGKDFFEAFYNIYKDSTDQFAFVININELPSIGRNGIINIDTSDKNIYSFRVVPNDDYIIAQAQITMRYLNNYYRESKLLDKELRAP